A window of Xylophilus sp. GW821-FHT01B05 contains these coding sequences:
- the carA gene encoding glutamine-hydrolyzing carbamoyl-phosphate synthase small subunit, whose product MLLSLQGTFPPAILALADGTVFLGHSIGAAGSTVGEVVFNTAMTGYQEILTDPSYCQQIVTLTYPHIGNYGVNEEDIEADKVHAAGLIIKDLPLVASNFRKTVTLSEYLVREKTVAIANIDTRKLTRHLRSKGAQNGCILGLAPGEAVSQALIDKAIAQAKGAPSMAGLDLAQVVSVKAPYEWTQREWTLGEGYGLQIAPRFHVVAFDFGVKKNILRMMAERGAQITVVPAQTSAAEVLKLAPDGIFLANGPGDPEPCDYAIAAARELIETGIPTFGICLGHQIMALASGAKTFKMKFGHHGANHPVKDLDNGRVSITSQNHGFAVDEKSLPANLRPTHISLFDGTLQGLARTDKPAFCFQGHPEASPGPHDISYLFDRFTALMEKHKNA is encoded by the coding sequence GTGCTCTTGTCTCTACAGGGAACCTTCCCTCCCGCCATCCTGGCGCTCGCAGACGGCACGGTCTTTCTCGGCCATTCGATCGGAGCCGCTGGCTCCACCGTCGGTGAGGTGGTGTTCAACACCGCCATGACCGGCTACCAGGAAATCCTCACCGACCCGAGCTACTGCCAGCAGATCGTCACCCTGACGTATCCGCACATCGGCAACTACGGCGTCAACGAGGAAGACATCGAAGCTGACAAGGTCCATGCCGCAGGCCTCATCATCAAGGACCTGCCCCTCGTCGCATCCAACTTCCGCAAGACTGTCACCTTGTCGGAATACCTGGTGCGCGAGAAGACCGTTGCCATCGCCAACATCGACACCCGCAAGCTCACGCGCCACCTGCGCTCCAAGGGCGCGCAAAACGGCTGCATCCTGGGCCTGGCGCCCGGCGAGGCGGTGTCGCAGGCGCTGATCGACAAGGCCATTGCCCAGGCCAAGGGCGCACCCAGCATGGCCGGCCTGGACCTGGCCCAGGTGGTGTCGGTCAAGGCGCCCTACGAATGGACGCAGCGCGAGTGGACGCTGGGCGAGGGCTATGGCCTGCAGATCGCACCCAGGTTCCACGTCGTCGCCTTCGACTTCGGCGTGAAGAAGAACATCCTGCGCATGATGGCCGAACGCGGCGCGCAGATCACCGTGGTGCCGGCGCAGACCTCGGCCGCCGAAGTGCTCAAGCTCGCACCCGATGGCATCTTCCTGGCCAACGGCCCGGGCGACCCGGAGCCTTGCGACTACGCCATTGCCGCCGCGCGCGAGCTGATCGAAACCGGCATCCCGACCTTCGGCATCTGCCTGGGCCACCAGATCATGGCCCTGGCCAGCGGCGCCAAGACCTTCAAGATGAAGTTCGGCCACCACGGTGCCAACCATCCAGTCAAAGACCTGGACAACGGCCGTGTGAGCATCACCAGCCAGAACCACGGCTTCGCGGTGGACGAGAAGAGCCTGCCGGCCAACCTGCGCCCCACGCACATCAGCCTGTTCGACGGCACGCTGCAAGGCCTGGCGCGCACCGACAAGCCGGCGTTCTGCTTCCAGGGCCACCCGGAAGCCTCGCCCGGCCCGCACGACATCTCTTACCTGTTCGATCGCTTCACGGCATTGATGGAGAAACACAAAAATGCCTAA
- a CDS encoding Kdo hydroxylase family protein: MQDQIVPLALSDWAAAVPDAAAIAAVEAGKVLYFPKLAFALQPEEKTLLRPELLDPKVRNISLDGEGRVKGVAGDAALQARVAAMVGRFRQQAIGLIHSLLPDYTPHLRLAPTSFRPTQVETRAQSWRADDRRLHVDAFPSRPNYGERILRVFANINPDGAPRTWRVGEPFEDVARRFLPQSKPYSALQARLLNALGVTKSRRSEYDHLMLQLHDGMKSDLAYQQNAPQVTMPFAAGSAWICFSDQTPHAVMAGQYMLEQTLHLPPDRQYNQEASPLAILTRLAGHPLV, translated from the coding sequence ATGCAAGACCAAATCGTTCCCCTGGCGCTGTCCGACTGGGCCGCCGCCGTACCAGACGCCGCCGCCATTGCTGCGGTCGAGGCCGGCAAGGTGCTGTATTTCCCCAAACTGGCCTTTGCGCTGCAGCCTGAGGAAAAGACACTGCTGCGCCCGGAACTGCTCGACCCCAAGGTGCGCAACATCAGCCTGGATGGGGAAGGGCGGGTGAAAGGCGTGGCCGGTGACGCCGCGCTACAGGCCAGAGTAGCGGCCATGGTGGGCCGCTTTCGCCAACAGGCGATAGGCCTGATCCACAGCCTGCTACCTGACTACACGCCCCACCTGCGCTTGGCACCGACCAGCTTTCGCCCAACCCAGGTCGAGACGCGGGCGCAGTCCTGGCGCGCGGATGACCGACGGCTGCATGTGGATGCATTCCCGTCTCGTCCCAACTATGGCGAGCGCATCTTGCGCGTATTTGCCAACATCAATCCCGACGGCGCACCGCGCACCTGGCGCGTGGGTGAGCCGTTTGAGGATGTTGCGCGGCGTTTTCTGCCCCAGTCCAAGCCGTATTCAGCGCTGCAGGCACGCCTGTTGAATGCTCTGGGTGTGACCAAGTCCCGGCGCAGCGAGTACGACCATCTGATGCTGCAGCTGCACGATGGCATGAAGTCGGATCTGGCCTACCAGCAGAACGCGCCCCAGGTCACCATGCCGTTTGCGGCGGGTTCGGCCTGGATCTGCTTCTCAGACCAGACGCCGCATGCGGTGATGGCCGGCCAGTACATGCTGGAGCAGACCCTGCATCTGCCGCCGGACAGGCAATACAATCAGGAAGCAAGCCCGCTGGCCATACTCACACGGCTGGCTGGACACCCGCTCGTTTAA
- the lpxB gene encoding lipid-A-disaccharide synthase codes for MVAGEASGDLLAGLLLDGLQARWPGLAAHGIGGPQMARRGFDAWWPSDKLAVHGYSLEVLRRYREIVGIRARLRERLLAEPPSVFIGVDAPDFNLDLEAGLRAAGVKTVHFVCPSIWAWRAHRIEKIRRSTDHVLCIFPFEPELLAQHGIAASYVGHPLANVIPMEPDRAAARAALGLAPDDAVLAILPGSRNSEVAYLASRFFEAAALIRCRHGAMKFIVPALPALRSRIEAAVAATGMAGQVQVVSGQSHTVLAACDATLIASGTATLEAALFKRPMVIAYNMQWLSWRLMAPKRLQPWVGLPNILCRDFVVPELLQDAATPQALADAALAWFEAPEKIAALQSRFTALHHELLRDTPTLAADAIQNLLRA; via the coding sequence ATGGTCGCCGGCGAAGCCTCGGGCGACCTGCTGGCCGGCCTGTTGCTGGATGGCCTGCAAGCGCGCTGGCCTGGCCTGGCGGCGCACGGCATCGGCGGCCCGCAGATGGCGCGGCGCGGCTTTGACGCCTGGTGGCCCAGCGACAAGCTGGCGGTGCACGGCTACAGCCTGGAAGTACTGCGCCGCTACCGCGAGATCGTCGGCATCCGCGCCCGCCTGCGCGAGCGTTTGCTGGCCGAGCCGCCAAGCGTGTTCATTGGCGTGGATGCGCCGGACTTCAACCTTGACCTCGAAGCCGGCTTGCGCGCTGCGGGCGTGAAGACCGTGCACTTTGTCTGCCCGTCGATCTGGGCCTGGCGTGCGCACCGCATAGAAAAGATCCGGCGCAGCACGGACCATGTGCTGTGCATTTTTCCGTTTGAGCCTGAGCTGCTGGCGCAGCATGGCATTGCCGCGAGCTATGTCGGCCATCCGCTGGCCAATGTGATCCCCATGGAGCCGGATCGGGCCGCCGCGCGCGCAGCGCTGGGCCTGGCGCCCGACGATGCGGTGCTGGCCATCTTGCCGGGCAGCCGCAACTCCGAGGTGGCCTATCTGGCTTCACGCTTCTTTGAGGCTGCAGCCCTTATTCGGTGCCGGCATGGCGCTATGAAATTCATAGTTCCGGCTTTGCCCGCGCTGCGCAGCCGCATCGAGGCGGCGGTGGCCGCGACCGGGATGGCGGGCCAGGTGCAGGTGGTGTCCGGGCAGTCGCACACGGTGCTGGCCGCCTGCGATGCCACGCTGATCGCCAGCGGCACGGCCACGCTGGAGGCGGCGCTGTTCAAGCGGCCGATGGTGATCGCCTACAACATGCAGTGGCTGTCGTGGCGTTTGATGGCGCCCAAGCGCCTGCAGCCCTGGGTCGGCCTGCCCAATATTCTGTGCCGCGATTTTGTTGTGCCTGAGCTGCTGCAGGACGCTGCCACGCCGCAGGCGCTGGCCGATGCGGCCCTGGCCTGGTTCGAGGCGCCGGAGAAAATCGCTGCCCTGCAATCCCGTTTCACCGCGCTGCACCACGAGCTGCTGCGCGATACCCCCACTCTTGCTGCCGATGCGATCCAGAACCTCCTCCGTGCCTAA
- a CDS encoding DUF4149 domain-containing protein, protein MPYRFPALVAALWWGSLTVIGFLVVPLLFMHLPTPAMAGTMAARLFTAQTWVSVACGVLLLVASRQRGSSAMAPWAAPLLGFVLAGLLLALLSEFAVAPRIVARENLRLWHSVGSGMYLLQWLCAAVVLWRTTGPR, encoded by the coding sequence ATGCCATACCGCTTTCCCGCCCTGGTTGCTGCGTTGTGGTGGGGCAGCCTGACCGTCATAGGTTTTTTGGTCGTGCCGCTGCTGTTCATGCACCTGCCCACGCCGGCCATGGCCGGGACCATGGCGGCGCGGCTTTTTACGGCGCAGACCTGGGTGTCGGTGGCCTGCGGTGTGCTGCTGCTGGTGGCCTCGCGCCAGCGGGGCAGCAGCGCCATGGCGCCTTGGGCTGCTCCCTTGTTGGGTTTTGTGCTGGCAGGGCTGTTGCTGGCCCTGTTATCTGAATTTGCCGTCGCACCGCGCATCGTCGCGCGCGAGAACCTGCGCCTGTGGCACAGCGTAGGCAGCGGCATGTACCTGCTGCAGTGGCTGTGCGCGGCCGTGGTGCTGTGGCGCACCACTGGACCGCGCTAG
- the carB gene encoding carbamoyl-phosphate synthase large subunit — protein sequence MPKRTDLKSILIIGAGPIIIGQACEFDYSGVQACKALREEGYKVILINSNPATIMTDPATADVTYIEPITWQTVEKIIAKERPDAILPTMGGQTALNCALDLWHHGVLEKYKVELIGATPEAIDKAEDRLKFKDAMTKIGLGSARSGIAHSMDEAWAVQKGLGFPTVIRPSFTLGGTGGGIAYNPEEFETICKRGLEASPTNELLIEESLLGWKEYEMEVVRDKADNCIIVCSIENLDPMGVHTGDSITVAPAQTLTDKEYQILRNASLAVLREIGVDTGGSNVQFSINPKDGRMVVIEMNPRVSRSSALASKATGFPIAKVAAKLAVGYTLDELRNEITGGATPASFEPSIDYVVTKIPRFAFEKFPTADSRLTTQMKSVGEVMAMGRTFQESFQKALRGLEVGVDGLNEKTQDREVLEKELGEPGPERIWYVGDAFAMGLSVDEVFALTKIDPWFLVQIEEIVKIELELETKSLDDIDRDTLLALKKKGFSDRRLAKQLKTTDKAIREKRIALNVRPVYKRVDTCAAEFATDTAYMYSTYEDECEADPTDKKKIMVLGGGPNRIGQGIEFDYCCVHAALAMREDGYETIMVNCNPETVSTDYDTSDRLYFEPLTLEDVLEIVDKEKPLGVIVQYGGQTPLKLALDLEANGVPIIGTSPDMIDAAEDRERFQKLLHELGLRQPPNATARTEPEALEKASALGYPLVVRPSYVLGGRAMEIVHEQRDLERYMREAVKVSHDSPVLLDRFLNDAIECDVDCIRDAAGATFIGGVMEHIEQAGVHSGDSACSLPPYYLSAATVDELKRQSAAMAGALNVVGLMNVQFAIQQVDGQDVIYVLEVNPRASRTVPFVSKATGIQLAKVAARCMAGQTLASQGITKEVTPPYFSVKEAVFPFVKFPGVDTILGPEMKSTGEVMGVGKTFGEAFVKSQLGAGTKLPSSGKAFLTVKNSDKPRAVEVARQLVEQGFSIVATKGTAAAVTAAGIACEVVNKVTEGRPHVVDMIKNNEIVLVVNTVEERRNAITDSRAIRTSSLLARVTTFTTIAGAEAAVEGMKYMNDLDVYSVQELHAQLASA from the coding sequence ATGCCTAAGCGCACAGACCTCAAGAGCATCCTCATCATTGGCGCAGGCCCGATCATCATCGGCCAGGCCTGTGAGTTCGACTACTCTGGCGTGCAGGCCTGCAAGGCGCTGCGCGAAGAGGGTTACAAGGTCATCCTGATCAACAGCAACCCCGCCACGATCATGACCGACCCGGCCACGGCCGACGTCACCTACATCGAGCCGATCACCTGGCAGACGGTCGAGAAGATCATCGCCAAGGAGCGCCCTGATGCCATCCTGCCGACCATGGGCGGCCAGACCGCGCTCAACTGCGCGCTGGACCTGTGGCACCACGGCGTGCTCGAGAAGTACAAGGTTGAACTGATCGGCGCCACGCCCGAAGCCATCGACAAGGCCGAGGACCGCCTGAAGTTCAAGGACGCGATGACCAAGATCGGCCTGGGCTCGGCGCGCTCCGGCATCGCGCACAGCATGGACGAAGCCTGGGCCGTGCAAAAGGGCCTGGGTTTCCCGACCGTGATCCGCCCCAGCTTCACGCTGGGTGGCACCGGCGGCGGCATCGCCTACAACCCGGAAGAGTTCGAGACCATCTGCAAGCGCGGCCTGGAAGCCTCGCCTACCAACGAGCTGCTGATCGAAGAGTCGCTGCTCGGCTGGAAGGAATACGAGATGGAAGTGGTCCGCGACAAGGCGGACAACTGCATCATCGTCTGCTCCATCGAGAACCTGGACCCGATGGGCGTGCACACCGGCGACTCCATCACCGTGGCACCGGCGCAGACCCTGACCGACAAGGAATACCAGATCCTGCGCAATGCCTCGCTGGCCGTGTTGCGCGAGATCGGCGTGGACACCGGCGGCTCGAACGTGCAGTTCTCGATCAACCCGAAGGACGGCCGCATGGTCGTGATCGAAATGAACCCGCGCGTGTCGCGCTCCTCGGCATTGGCCTCCAAGGCCACGGGCTTCCCAATTGCCAAGGTCGCAGCCAAGCTGGCCGTGGGCTACACGCTGGACGAGCTGCGCAACGAGATCACCGGCGGCGCGACCCCGGCGAGCTTCGAGCCCAGCATCGACTACGTGGTCACCAAGATCCCGCGTTTTGCCTTCGAGAAGTTCCCGACGGCCGACAGCCGCCTCACGACGCAGATGAAGTCGGTGGGCGAGGTCATGGCCATGGGCCGCACCTTCCAGGAATCCTTCCAGAAGGCGCTGCGCGGCCTGGAAGTGGGCGTGGACGGCCTGAACGAAAAGACGCAAGACCGCGAAGTGCTCGAGAAGGAACTGGGCGAGCCTGGCCCTGAGCGCATCTGGTACGTGGGCGATGCCTTCGCCATGGGCCTGAGCGTGGATGAAGTGTTTGCGCTGACCAAGATCGACCCCTGGTTCCTGGTGCAGATCGAAGAGATCGTGAAGATCGAACTTGAGCTGGAAACCAAGTCGCTGGACGACATCGACCGCGACACCCTGCTTGCGCTGAAGAAGAAGGGCTTCTCGGATCGCCGTCTTGCCAAGCAGCTCAAGACCACCGACAAGGCGATCCGCGAAAAGCGCATCGCGCTGAACGTGCGCCCGGTCTACAAGCGGGTGGACACCTGCGCGGCAGAATTTGCCACTGACACCGCCTACATGTACTCGACCTACGAGGACGAGTGCGAGGCCGATCCGACGGACAAGAAGAAGATCATGGTGCTGGGCGGTGGCCCGAACCGTATCGGCCAGGGCATCGAGTTCGACTACTGCTGCGTGCATGCCGCGCTCGCCATGCGCGAAGACGGCTACGAGACCATCATGGTCAACTGCAACCCCGAGACCGTCTCGACCGACTACGACACGTCCGACCGTCTCTACTTCGAGCCGCTCACGCTCGAAGACGTGCTCGAGATCGTCGACAAGGAAAAGCCGCTGGGCGTGATCGTGCAGTACGGTGGCCAGACGCCCTTGAAGCTCGCGCTCGACCTTGAGGCCAACGGCGTGCCGATCATTGGCACCAGCCCGGACATGATCGATGCGGCCGAAGACCGCGAGCGCTTCCAGAAGCTGCTGCACGAGTTGGGCCTGCGCCAGCCGCCCAACGCCACGGCCCGTACCGAGCCGGAAGCGCTGGAGAAGGCATCCGCGTTGGGCTACCCGCTGGTGGTGCGCCCGAGCTACGTGCTGGGCGGCCGCGCGATGGAAATCGTGCACGAGCAGCGCGACCTTGAGCGCTACATGCGCGAAGCCGTCAAGGTCAGCCACGACTCGCCGGTGCTGCTGGACCGCTTCCTGAACGACGCCATCGAGTGCGATGTGGATTGCATACGCGACGCCGCGGGCGCCACCTTCATCGGTGGCGTGATGGAACACATCGAGCAAGCCGGCGTGCACTCGGGTGACTCTGCCTGTTCGCTGCCGCCCTACTACCTGTCGGCCGCGACGGTGGACGAGCTGAAGCGCCAGTCGGCTGCGATGGCCGGTGCGTTGAATGTGGTCGGCCTGATGAACGTGCAGTTCGCGATCCAGCAGGTGGATGGCCAGGACGTGATCTACGTGCTGGAAGTCAACCCGCGCGCATCGCGCACTGTGCCCTTCGTCAGCAAGGCGACCGGCATCCAGTTGGCCAAGGTGGCTGCGCGTTGCATGGCAGGCCAGACGCTGGCCTCGCAAGGCATCACCAAGGAAGTGACGCCGCCGTATTTCAGCGTGAAGGAAGCGGTGTTCCCGTTCGTGAAGTTCCCGGGCGTGGACACCATCCTCGGCCCGGAAATGAAATCGACTGGCGAAGTGATGGGCGTGGGCAAGACCTTTGGCGAAGCCTTCGTCAAGTCGCAACTCGGTGCCGGCACCAAGCTGCCGAGCAGCGGCAAGGCCTTCCTGACGGTGAAGAACAGCGACAAGCCGCGCGCGGTCGAGGTTGCCCGCCAACTGGTGGAGCAGGGCTTCAGCATCGTGGCGACCAAGGGTACGGCTGCTGCCGTCACTGCTGCCGGCATTGCCTGCGAGGTGGTCAATAAGGTCACCGAAGGCCGGCCGCACGTGGTGGACATGATCAAGAACAACGAGATCGTGCTGGTCGTCAATACGGTGGAAGAGCGCCGCAACGCCATCACCGATTCGCGCGCCATCCGCACCTCGTCCTTGCTGGCGCGGGTCACGACCTTCACCACCATCGCTGGTGCTGAAGCCGCTGTCGAAGGCATGAAGTACATGAACGACCTGGACGTGTACTCAGTGCAAGAACTGCACGCGCAGCTCGCTTCCGCCTGA
- the lpxA gene encoding acyl-ACP--UDP-N-acetylglucosamine O-acyltransferase: MTGIHSTAIIDPAAELDGSVSVGPYAVIGPHVKIGAGTTVGAHCVIEGHTSIGRDNRIFQFNSLGAVPQDKKYAGEPCELVIGDRNTIREFCTFNIGSPGGGGVTRVGDDNWIMAYVHLAHDVIVGNHTIFANNSQLAGHVQVDDWVILGGFTVVHQFVRIGAHGMTAMCALLFADQPPFVMSQGQPAGARSMNFEGLRRRGFSAERIAAVKAMHKALYRDGLTLEQAQAQIGTLVERFPEARPDVEMMLGFLAGATPQRGILR; encoded by the coding sequence GTGACCGGCATCCATTCCACCGCCATCATCGACCCGGCGGCCGAGCTCGACGGCTCGGTCAGCGTCGGCCCCTACGCCGTGATCGGCCCGCACGTGAAGATTGGTGCGGGCACCACGGTCGGTGCGCATTGCGTGATCGAGGGCCACACCAGCATTGGCCGCGACAACCGCATCTTCCAGTTCAACTCCTTGGGTGCGGTCCCGCAGGACAAGAAATACGCGGGCGAGCCCTGCGAGCTGGTGATCGGCGACCGCAACACCATCCGCGAGTTCTGTACCTTCAACATCGGCTCGCCCGGTGGTGGCGGCGTGACCCGCGTGGGTGACGACAACTGGATCATGGCCTACGTGCACCTGGCGCATGACGTGATCGTGGGCAACCACACCATTTTTGCCAACAACTCGCAGCTCGCCGGTCATGTGCAAGTGGATGACTGGGTGATCCTGGGCGGCTTCACGGTGGTGCACCAGTTTGTGCGCATCGGCGCGCACGGCATGACGGCCATGTGCGCCTTGCTGTTTGCAGACCAGCCGCCTTTCGTGATGAGCCAGGGCCAGCCGGCTGGCGCGCGCTCGATGAATTTCGAGGGCCTGCGCCGGCGTGGTTTCTCGGCCGAGCGCATTGCGGCGGTCAAGGCCATGCACAAGGCGTTGTACCGCGACGGGCTCACGCTGGAGCAGGCGCAGGCGCAGATCGGCACCTTGGTCGAACGCTTCCCGGAGGCGCGGCCCGATGTCGAGATGATGCTCGGCTTCCTCGCCGGGGCGACGCCGCAGCGCGGCATCCTGCGGTAG
- a CDS encoding RNA methyltransferase → MSVSDTVHLSSRDNPLLKELRRLAQDNGAYRKLGRVWLEGDHLCRAALARGRTPALAVFSESFWPLAQDWSRHAAIKNIVVAEALWAELSGLESPAPMGFVLDLPPAGGVQAGVATVLLDRVQDAGNVGSILRSAAAFGFAQVVALKGTAALWAPKVLRAGMGAHFGLRLVEGVELPALDVLRVPLLVTSSHQGELLHRATLPWPCAWVMGHEGQGVSPALEALAAQRIRITQPGGEESLNVAAAAAICLHASAAGQA, encoded by the coding sequence ATGAGCGTGTCTGACACCGTTCACCTGAGCTCGCGCGACAACCCGCTGCTGAAGGAACTGCGCCGCCTGGCGCAGGACAACGGCGCTTATCGCAAGCTGGGCCGCGTCTGGTTGGAGGGCGACCACCTGTGCCGCGCGGCACTGGCGCGTGGCCGCACACCGGCCTTGGCAGTGTTTTCTGAGTCTTTTTGGCCTCTAGCCCAGGACTGGTCTAGGCATGCAGCTATAAAAAACATAGTAGTGGCCGAGGCGCTGTGGGCTGAGCTGAGCGGCCTCGAATCGCCCGCGCCCATGGGCTTTGTGCTGGATCTGCCGCCTGCTGGCGGCGTCCAGGCCGGCGTGGCGACGGTGCTGCTGGACCGGGTGCAGGACGCCGGCAATGTCGGCTCCATCCTGCGCAGCGCTGCGGCCTTTGGTTTTGCGCAGGTGGTGGCCTTGAAGGGCACGGCGGCGCTGTGGGCACCCAAGGTGCTGCGCGCTGGCATGGGCGCGCACTTCGGGCTGCGCCTGGTGGAAGGTGTAGAGCTGCCGGCGCTGGATGTGCTGCGTGTGCCGCTGCTGGTCACCAGCTCGCACCAGGGTGAACTGCTGCACCGCGCCACCTTGCCCTGGCCCTGCGCCTGGGTCATGGGCCATGAAGGGCAGGGCGTTTCGCCGGCGCTGGAGGCCTTGGCCGCGCAGCGCATCCGCATCACCCAGCCGGGCGGCGAGGAATCACTCAACGTAGCGGCGGCGGCGGCCATCTGCCTGCACGCAAGCGCTGCAGGCCAAGCCTGA
- the greA gene encoding transcription elongation factor GreA gives MATIPITKRGAEKLKEELHRLKTVDRPWVINAIAEARAQGDLSENAEYEAAKDRQGFIEGRIQEVEGKLSAAQVIDPSVLDAGGRVVFGATVELEDEDAGDTVVYQIVGEDEADLKHGRVNVSSPIARALIGKEEGDTAEVQAPGGVKRYEIVAVKYI, from the coding sequence ATGGCGACCATCCCGATTACCAAGCGTGGAGCAGAGAAGCTGAAGGAAGAACTGCACCGCCTGAAAACGGTGGATCGTCCTTGGGTTATCAACGCGATTGCAGAAGCGCGTGCGCAGGGCGACCTGAGCGAAAACGCCGAGTACGAAGCCGCCAAGGACCGCCAGGGCTTCATCGAAGGCCGTATCCAGGAGGTCGAAGGCAAGCTGTCGGCCGCCCAGGTGATCGATCCGTCCGTGCTGGATGCCGGTGGCCGGGTGGTGTTTGGTGCCACGGTCGAGCTGGAAGACGAAGACGCGGGCGATACCGTCGTCTACCAGATCGTGGGCGAGGATGAAGCCGATTTGAAGCACGGGCGGGTGAATGTCTCCAGCCCGATCGCGCGCGCGCTGATCGGCAAGGAAGAGGGCGATACCGCTGAAGTGCAGGCGCCCGGTGGCGTCAAGCGCTACGAGATCGTCGCGGTCAAGTACATCTGA
- a CDS encoding glycosyltransferase — protein MTTARHVLCMKWGSKYGPEYVNRLYAMVRRRLAGDFNFVCLTDDGKGIRPEVQCLPIPPLALELAPGQRDGAWKKLTTFTADLHGLRGTALFLDLDVVVVGPLDDFFTRPGEFLIIRDYSRPWRSERITGNSSVYRFELGAHADVLEHFRSHMDAVQAQFRNEQAYLSDFLHRQGKLGYWPQAWCPSFKYHGIPRWPCNYWQEPAVPSDARVMVFHGECNPPDALAGRRNRRFRYIRPARWVAEHWRE, from the coding sequence ATGACGACTGCGCGCCATGTGCTGTGCATGAAATGGGGTAGTAAGTACGGCCCCGAATATGTGAACCGGCTCTACGCCATGGTGCGGCGCAGGCTGGCCGGCGATTTCAATTTCGTCTGCCTGACCGACGATGGCAAGGGCATTCGGCCCGAGGTGCAGTGCCTGCCCATTCCGCCCCTGGCTCTGGAATTGGCGCCAGGGCAGCGCGATGGCGCCTGGAAAAAGCTCACCACCTTCACGGCTGACCTGCATGGCCTGCGCGGCACCGCGCTGTTCCTGGACCTGGACGTGGTGGTGGTTGGGCCGCTGGATGACTTCTTCACCCGGCCTGGCGAATTTCTGATCATCCGCGACTACTCCAGGCCCTGGCGCAGCGAGCGCATCACTGGCAACTCGTCCGTCTACCGCTTCGAGCTGGGCGCGCATGCCGATGTGCTGGAGCATTTCCGCAGCCACATGGATGCGGTGCAGGCCCAGTTCCGCAACGAGCAAGCCTATCTGTCGGATTTTCTGCATCGCCAAGGCAAGCTGGGCTACTGGCCGCAGGCCTGGTGCCCGAGCTTTAAATACCACGGCATTCCGCGCTGGCCCTGCAATTACTGGCAGGAACCCGCAGTGCCTTCAGACGCCCGGGTGATGGTGTTCCACGGTGAGTGCAATCCGCCGGATGCGCTGGCGGGCCGACGCAACCGGCGCTTTCGCTATATCCGCCCAGCCCGCTGGGTGGCCGAGCACTGGAGGGAGTAA
- the rnhB gene encoding ribonuclease HII, whose translation MRSRTSSVPKQALLVWDLPGLVAGVDEAGRGPLAGPVVAAAVILDDSRPIPGLADSKKLTALQRERLYDQIRDKALCCSVAEASVEEIDTLNILQATMLAMRRAVEGLRLKPVKVLVDGNRLPPLDVLAEAIVKGDSLVKAISAASILAKVHRDRLCERLHLEFPQYGFAQHKGYGTAEHLAALQAHGACLHHRRSFAPVAKARIASVAPLPVPESALVRAEPAPTLQPVVPPKARRRPRSVGKAA comes from the coding sequence ATGCGATCCAGAACCTCCTCCGTGCCTAAACAGGCTTTGCTCGTCTGGGACCTGCCCGGTCTGGTGGCTGGCGTGGACGAGGCCGGGCGCGGCCCGCTCGCCGGGCCGGTGGTGGCTGCGGCCGTGATCCTGGACGACAGCCGGCCGATCCCCGGCCTGGCCGATTCCAAGAAGCTCACGGCGCTGCAGCGCGAGCGCCTGTACGACCAGATCCGCGACAAGGCGCTGTGCTGCTCGGTGGCCGAGGCTTCGGTCGAAGAGATCGATACGCTCAACATCCTGCAGGCCACCATGCTGGCCATGCGCCGCGCGGTCGAAGGCCTGCGGCTCAAGCCGGTGAAGGTGCTGGTCGATGGCAACCGCCTGCCGCCGCTCGACGTGCTGGCTGAGGCCATCGTCAAGGGTGACTCGCTGGTCAAGGCGATCTCGGCCGCGTCGATCCTGGCCAAGGTGCACCGCGACCGTCTCTGCGAGCGGCTGCATCTGGAGTTTCCGCAGTACGGCTTTGCGCAGCACAAGGGCTACGGCACGGCCGAGCACCTGGCCGCATTGCAGGCGCATGGCGCCTGCCTGCACCACCGCCGCTCGTTTGCGCCAGTGGCCAAGGCGCGTATCGCCTCGGTCGCGCCGCTGCCGGTGCCCGAGTCCGCGCTGGTGCGGGCCGAGCCGGCGCCAACCCTGCAGCCGGTGGTGCCGCCCAAGGCGCGCCGGCGGCCGCGCAGTGTGGGGAAGGCGGCATGA